AGGAAGTTGCCCGGCTCGCCGCCGCTGGGCGCCACCGAGTTGGTCTCGCACTTGGCAACCTGGTGAACGTGGAAGCCGTGGAAGCCCGGCGTCAGGCCCTTTGCATCGAGGGTGACCTTGACGTCACTACCTTCCTGCGTGAAGGTGACCGTGCCGACCTTGCTGCCGTCTGCGCCGGTCAAGGTCGAGGTGACCGTCTCGGTTGCGGAGCTACCGGCATGAGCAGTCGACGACGCTCCGTGGCTTTCGCTCTCGTGTGCGCTGGGGTCGGCCGCACCCGTCCACACAGGCGGAGTTGTACCGGGGACGTTGCTGGGCTCTTCGTTGTTACTGCAGGCAGTCAAGCCGAAAGCGGCTAGTGCGACTACGGGGGCAACGACGCGCCAGGACATACGCCGGGTGCTGCTGGGGGCCATCGAACCGCTCCTTTGGGTGGCGAGGAAGTGCAACTG
The nucleotide sequence above comes from Rhodococcus sp. KBS0724. Encoded proteins:
- the sodC gene encoding superoxide dismutase[Cu-Zn] encodes the protein MAPSSTRRMSWRVVAPVVALAAFGLTACSNNEEPSNVPGTTPPVWTGAADPSAHESESHGASSTAHAGSSATETVTSTLTGADGSKVGTVTFTQEGSDVKVTLDAKGLTPGFHGFHVHQVAKCETNSVAPSGGEPGNFLSAGGHFQAEGHTGHPASGDLTSVQVLEDGSATLVTTTDAFTVDDLVANGGTSVMIHAGADNFGNIPTRYAPAPDQQTLDTGDAGARVACGVITKS